DNA sequence from the Pichia kudriavzevii chromosome 4, complete sequence genome:
GCTGGCGGAAGTGGGTCCTGCGGAACGCAACTATAGGTGAGAATATATCCGTCCATGTATCCATTCATGTCACTAATACCGGAACCAATGATAAGGGGTTTCACCCGAGACCGGTAGTTGGTGTTGTATCCATTGGCCAAGTTGTTTAAAACATCCTTTGAGAGTCTGCAGTCGAGAGACTTCTCCAAGAATGGAATCAAGTCGTCGGCTTCCACACCCGGGGTGTCGATCAATTCCACAACAATAGGCTCCCTCTCCTTGGGAGACACCGTTGTTGGACCCGGGTGGCCGTTCGGTTGGGCCATTATATCCTTGCGTTTCAATTTGTCAATCTGCTTCCTTTCCAGCTTGCGTAGCATGTACTCTGGTAACATAATTGAACTCTTCTTGTCGTTGGTGACCCCCACTTTGGAGAGATCATTTAAGGTGGAAACCGGATCTAGTAGAACTCCTGCTCTCTTGTTTGGCGGCTGGAATTCAACCAAGATGGGTGAGTTGTACAACGTTGGATAGTAGTTCTCAAGAGTCATGTTGTTTGAAAGGATGGAAACCAATGACGATTTAGAGGAGCCATGTGGCCCTAGCAATGCAAACCTAAGTGGTTTGCCGAGGTCTCTCTTGGTGTGCATTGGTGTTTCTATGGACTTCCACTGGCACTCTTCCTCAAAGGAATGGGCAGCCCAACCTTGACCACTCAAAGtgttcaagaaaaatacaaagtAAAAAATTCACAATACACCCCTCACACTTCTCTTGACCCTCTGGGCCTCTTCATCGTGTTCAACTGGTTCGTTTCTTGTCTTCTCTCCCATACTGAAACGCCTCTCTCCATGCATGCGGCACAGATCCATATATGAAATCCAGAGAGACCCGCATTGCCCTCGGTAGGTACTCGTCCTTGCCGCCGTCTCGTCTATAATAGAGCATGATTCCCCCCCACACGAGACCACACCCCAAGGTCCACGACATGTCTCTGGCCTTCTTCCTGTAGCGGTCCGGAACAGCAGCATTGACCACATCTCTCCCCAGGGCAAGCACGAGTCTGGATAGCGTGTACATGGTGATTTGCTCCAAAATGGCATCGTTCAACATCCGTCTCCTCCTGTTGACGAGTCCCCCATACACAAGACACCCTCCGAGAAACCCTGCAATGAAATCCGCCACGGGCTTGTCGACCCGTCTCTTCAGAACCGTCTTCACCACCCTGAACACTATTGCAAAGACCGCTAGAATCTTACCATGGTCCACCCCGAGCCGCATCGATTTCCACACTCCCTTCAACAGCTCATGTGGACGAGGTAGGGTCGCCACGTTGTATGCCAATGAGTGGAGAAACCTGATCCTATACCCATAAATAAGTGCATTCTGTACAGCACGTAGTATTGCTTCCAGCAATTCGTTATCCATCGTTGCTAGAGAAACCCACTTTTGACCTTATCCGtagtagaaaaaaaaacaatcaagCTGGGGAAACAATGTTTCATAGAGCCTCCACCTTATCTTTGGCTCTCTCAATGATcaacactttttttttttcctctcctcattttcaacattgtTTCTCCATTCTGCTGGTCCTTGTAGCTGCTcctttctcttttgaagaagccTAGACACAATGCTCTGGGACACTTACACAGATTGTCcggttgttgttgagagTCGGCTGTTCTCTGTGCCCTTAGTCCACGATACCCCCAATGATGAGACAATCACCGTGGGAGCCAAACTCGTCTCTAGACAATATACCCCGCATTCTAAAGACAAGTACATTCTCTACTTGCAGGGAGGACCTGGTTATTCGTGTCCGTTTCCCTCAAAAACAAGCCCTGTATTCCTGGAACCGATGCTAAGAAGAGGGTACACTGTTGTGCTGCTGGACCAACGGGGCACGGGACTTTCCGAGCCCGTGGACGTGGGGAGCCTCGTTGATGGGAAGACGCCGGAAGAACAGCTCGAGTACATCCTCAACTTCAGGGCAGACTCGATTGTAAGGGACGCAGAAATGATTAGGAAGATACTCCTTGGAGAAACACaatggttgttgttgggGCAGTCGTATGGGAGTTTCTGCTCTCTGTGCTACTTGTCGATGTTCCCAAAGTCCATCAAATGCGTGTTTCTCACTGGTGGTGTTCCGCCTCTTCTATCCACTAGGGCAGAGGTTGTTAACAGTCAGGTTGAAAACATGAGAAAACGTTGCCAGGCATATTTTTCCAAGTACAAAGAAGATAGAGAGCGTCTTGACGGAATCCATAGATACTTGGACAACAACAAGGTATATCTCCCCAATGGAAGTCAATTGACCGTGGCTCGATTTAAAGGTGTAGGCTCTTGCTTTGGGGTTACTGGTGGTGCATTATATATACATTCTCTCATCACCACCATGGCGTTGGAGATCCAGGCCTTGAATTCACTCACTTATAATACAAAAAACTCCATAATGCAATGCTTTGGATCAGAGACTAATATCCTATATTTTCTATTCCAGCAGGTCATATACATGAACGGTCCAGGACATCTGGAAAGGTTTTCGCAAGAGATGTTTGATGAGTTACCATTCACTATAGAAATGTTTCACTCTGAAATGCTGACTGATCCCGTGTTCCAGCCACTAGCGCCGTTGGTCGATGAACTGTACAGGTTTTCCAATTGGAAACAGATTTGGGACCTTGAAAGCCTCAAATCCATTAGGTGGGATGATATTCCCGTTGTAGCGGCTTCCTTTGTTGGTGACATCTATGTGGATTTCAACTTGGGACAACGCCTGCATTCTCTTTTCGAGTTCAAAGACTTGATCACCAATATCCATTGTCACGATGGCGTCAAGGCAGACCCAAATATCGTTGAGCAGTTGTTCCATCTCTTGGAAAACGGTAATTACATGTAAGAATAGCGGTGCCTCTTGGTACATATTTAGACTAACAAAACCTAGATACTACAATTTACCGGTTTTTGGATTCGGCCGATAGCTTTTTTCCCCGTTGGTATACGGTGTATTTAAATAGTTTCTTCATCCCTCTTTTATTTGTCCAAAACATGCTCTTACCATATTCCTTCTACTGAGAAGATGTTGATTACCGAAACCACTCCTTTAGTGGGTGTCCAAAAACCTTATACATTAAGTGAACCCCGGGACGTTGAGAATGCAAATATTGTCCCCAACAAGGGACCATTCCATGACGTCGTTAAACCTGCAAATCTATACATGATTATTGCATCGTTGTGGTTAGGAACCTTCCTGTCCGCGGCAGATACCACTATTGTATCTACAACGGCAAATACCATAGCTTCCTCAATGAATGGATCTGAGAAACTCAGTTGGATTGCCACCTCTTACCTCCTAACAAACACAATTTTCCAACCGTTAGTTGGTAGAATCAGTGATGTGTTTGGACGTCGGACTGTCCTTATATTTGCACAATTCTGGTTTGCATTGGGATGCTTATGTTGTTCCCTCTCCCAGTCAGTCACACAATTTGCAGTTGCTAGAGCTTTGGCTGGAATTGGAGGCGGAGGTATGTCTGCATTATCCTCCATTATAGCCACCGATATCATTCCATTGGGAGAAAGAGGCATGTTTCAAGGTTATGCTAATCTTCTCTATGGTCTTGGACAATTTACAGGTCCAATATTAGGTTCGGCGTTTGTGGCATACGATGAAGAATCTGGATGGAGATGGATGTTTGCAATCCAAGTTCCGTTTGTCGTGCTTGCCGGAATTTTGGTCTTTGCTAATGTTCATGAATACAGACAAGACCAAATGAAGGACGTTGATATGAAGAATCGATTTGCTTTGGAAAACCTAAAAAAGATCGATCTACCTGGTTCCTTTCTGTTGAGCTGCACTAtagtttctttgttgatgatcttCAATGCGCAATCTCTGGAACAAGTCTTACTTTATCTTGCGTTTTTGTTTATTAGTGCTACGGCATTTGCActagttgaaaaatatataatgACGGTCCGTATTATTCCACCTTCCGCATTCCAGGGAGTTTTGCGAATCTCAGCCTTTATTGTCTTCTTTGCTGGTGGATCCATTGCTGGTATTGGATACATAACCCCATTGTATTTGCAGATTGTTCAtgatttttctcaatttcaactAGGTATATTTAATTCAATCTCCATCTTTGCTGCTCCTCTGGGCTCTCTGAGTGCCGGGTGGTACCTAAAGCAAGACCCCAATGTTAGCACAGCGACCATAATTGAGAGGTCCATCAAACTATCGATGCTCTCTTGTTTAGCTCTTTTTACGGGGTTCAGCCTAATCTTATTTCAAACTGTGACACTAAAACCGACAATATCTAGAAGCAACCTTACGTTTGGAACATATGCAGAATTATCTGTTATTCTTCTTGGGTCTTGTATCTCTGCTGTTGGCTACGGTGCATTTTTGGTAGCAATTCTTattcttgttgttggtattgTTGGTGTTAAGACACAGGCTACAGTTACAGGTATGAATTATATGTTCCGGTCAATGGGACAATCATCAGGTGTTGGAATTTCTCTTGGCCTTTACAACCTGAATGTAGTTCGATCCCTAGCCAAATATTTCCAAAAGGATGTGGAAAATGGCCACtccattttgaataaattaACTAGCTCAACTGCTTATTTGAGAAAAGGTATGCCTTCTCAATATTTGTCCGATGTGCTTCTTATTTACAAGCAGGCAATCTACTATTCGGTAGCAGTTGTATTTGGAGCTGGTAGTATTGCCTTTCTGTTCAGCTTAATGCTCCATTCATTCCACAGTAACCAAGGAAAATAGCTAATAGGATAGGCACATGTTCCGTTCTGGTTTACTAGTTGCAGAAAACTATGTACTTTGTGAGCTTTATAGATTTGAATATAAGAAACTGGAACCCCCTCAAAGCAGGATGGGAAAAAACACACTCACAAGGATTATCAGTTTGTGAGTCATGGAAAATATCTAAATGCCTGAGTCCTTACTCCAGAAAGTTACAGTATATACATGCACATGTACATATACACATACATTACTGAGTTGGACTTACTCGTCTACCACAAATCCAGGCATGAGTGAGTGTTCTGTATACGAATTACCTCCACTGAGAGGCTTTGTTCTATCTATAGGACTTGGTGTTCTAATTTTCGGCACGTATGTCCCGCAACACATTCGAATCTTGAAAAGACGGACCAGTGAAGGGCTCTCACCCAGCTACATTCTCCTTGGTTCAGCGGCCAGTGTGGCTTCACtaatcaatattttcatcttcactaTGCCTGCTAGAAGGTGTTGTCCGATACTGACTCGCTACGAATGCATGAGTTCCCTGAGTGGGTTCTGCCAAATCTTAATCCAGACAAGTGGCAGTTTGatcatcttcctcttgTGCATATTTGCAACAAGGGAGTCGCTGATAGAATCCCGTGCTGATTTACTGCAAATACGAAGAAACTTCAAGATACTCATAGGATATGTCCTCGCAAATGTAGTTACCTACGAGTATATTATGCTAAGTTCCTTGTCAGATGATAATTTGAACAGGATGTTCCAATTGGCCAATCTAAATGGCGTTGCTTCCATGTTAATGGCACTGATGCAGTATATCCCGCAGCTTTTCACTACCTACAGCTTAAAACACCCGGGTTCTCTATCCATCCCAATGCTGTGTCTTCAGGCTCCTGGGGGGATGTTGTGGTCATACAGTCTCTGGGTGAAAACGAACTCTCAATGGAGTTCGTGGCTTCCGTATCTTGTTTCAGCAGTGATGCAGACGTTCTTGCTGTGTATGTGTCTCTACTTCAAGCATGTCTATCCCACCGAATTATTAGAAACAATAGAGGAACAGCTTATCGCCGAGGAGAATTTGCATGCTGGGTATAATACCCTCTCTAAGAATATATAAACCTTTTGCTGTACTCTGTTAAAGATTTTCGTTTGCCTATTTATGGCACACTTGGCATTATTGAAGGACATCATATATGAGGGAAAGGAAATAAAGAGATCAACGCCAAGGGTTCTCTCCAAAGTGAAGAGGCTTTGATTTCGTTTGCGGaaagatgaggaaaaaactataaaatGAGGTGTCTGTCCCGGTAGAGCCCCTTACTTTATCTATAGAGCCTTCCATGGCTTCGTTCTGTGAGCATCTTAACGAGTCAATTAGAATTAGAATTAACAATGTCATTTGATAACAATCTGGAAGGATTTAACACCTGTCAAACTATGTGGTATACCTTCTGGAATCCGGACACCGAATCCTTCACTTGCCAAACGCCCTGCCATGAATCCAGAGGTAACTACTTCAGTTGCTACTCCCAGGGCGTGGCTTTACATGCAATTGCAGATTCAGTTAGTGTATATAAGGACTTGACCCTGCCTATTGTAGAGCCAGCGGTGAAAGCCACGCTTAAGTTCagaaatccaaaatatGGGGCTTATTCTGTCAGTTCGCATGGTAAGGAGAATTCGGGTGATGACGATATCAACTATGACGACAATGCGCATCTGTTGAGAGCATTCATTGAGCTCTACGAGGCAACCGGCAATAAGAAGTACCTACAAATGAgcaaagaaattcaaaggTTTATGCTTGGTGGAATCAAGGAACATGAAACATGGAAAGTTAAAGGCTGTATGTGGCATGTCTCTAGAAAATATATGGCTACTATTTCCAATTCAGTTGGTGCTACAGGTGCCATGAAAATGATTAAGTATGCCGAGAGTAAAGAGGAGGAGCAGCAGTTGTACCAATTTGCCAAAACATGTctaaattttatttttgaattgatgCTCGATAAGAGTGATGATGTGATCATGGACGGTGTGGGCATTGATAGCACTACCATCGATAAAAGTAAGTATAGCTACAACCAAGGCTCTACGTTAAGTGCCTTGTGTTTGATGTACACGTATGATAAGAATCCTTACTGGAAAGAGATGGCTGATAGGGTTGTTGACGGTTGCATCAACCCGCACAAAACGTTGTTTGATAGAGATTACAAAGATATGAACAAAAGGTTCTTACACGGTGTAAGTTATTTTAACCAGTTATTAATTGAAGGTGTGGTTGATTATGCACTCACGtttcaaaaagaagcaaagCCTGAGGTTCTCGAACAATGTAAGTTCCAGATCGCTCGACACTTGAGCTATTTCAGAAAGTACTGCTATGATCCAAAAGATAAACTATACTTTATGAATTTCGACATCTACAAAATTGATCATGATACTTACAAAATGtataaagaaatatttGGAGGAGATAAACCATATAATCCTGATCCAAGAGAGAGGGCTAAAAATATGGATGATACTCCAGTGGACCAAAGGCCAGCCGTTAAAACTTTGATAGgtgctgctgctgctgctcACATATTTTTCCAAGGTGGAAGACTTCTTCCGAAGATGGATCCAGTTGAAGTTTAACCAGCTGTTGATAAAATAAGAGTTTTATTGTTCATTTCCAGGtgttttttcatttttcgtttttcgtttttcatttcttgcTTTTTATTCTTACTATTACTTTTGTACTACATGTCCATCTGTTATTTAAAAGAACAAAGATTCTATAATATACACGAGAGTATCTTCAACTTAAACTGCAATTCTATTTAGCTTAAATGCAGGTGGGTTTGCCATGTCTTCTAGGTGTCTTTCAACTACAACTAATTCAGAATCATTAAGTTTTCCTGTAAACAGTATGTCAGTGTAGTTTTTTGTCAAGAAGAAGCATTTGTTCTCACCTTTAGAAATATTGCTGGAGGCATTCTTAGATGACGACGCTTGCACATCGCCATTTCTTTTACGTTTCTTACCATTTTCAGTTGCTGCAGAATGGCTATTCGGTAAGTCATAATGggaatcaaagaaaaccagCCAGTTGGATCCATAAATGCCAAATCTCCctaaagtttcaaatacaCCATATGCATACCCAGGAAGTGCAATGAATTGAGCAGGCATGCTGTTCGAATTAGTCATGGACCAAGCTGTGTAGATTTGACCGTTTTTCTTATCATTCAATACATTAAACTCGTGTATTTTGTGGTCCAAGGTAACAGCTAACAACGTCGATGATGAAGTGAAATTTATACAAGTTGCAACAGAAGAGAGTTTCACCAATGTTTTAATCTTGCCAGTTGACAAATTGAGAATATCAATGACCCCGCTGTATGTGGATAAAGCAACTAGTTGGTTTGTTTCGTCAATTGCAATATGGGAATAATGATCCAAGTAAGTGAAATTTGCCTTTGAGTTCGTCATGGAATCAGCTATAGGTAAATCGTAGTCTGTTGGTTCTTGAAAATCGTCAATTGGAGAGGATGGTGATAGTTGGTCAAATTTGTAGCTTTGTAAGTCATTTTCAGATGTGTAGACAAGGAAAATCTCAGCAGAGTTGATAAACTTGGCCTTTTTGGCACCAAGGGTTGCTAATAGATCGGAGTGGATCCTTTTGATTGACATTTTGTTCTCTGAAACTTCCTCTAAACGaaataatttcaaaacagAAAGTCTGCTAACAAGTAAATATTCCCCATTTCCACTCAGCGAGATATCCGTTATATTCTCTGGATCCGATAATGTCAATTTTGCCATTAGAGTCTTGGTATGGTCTTCTTTTAGCTTCCATATCTTAATTTCATTTCTCTGGTACATGAGTATCAACCTCTTATCTTCATGGACTATTACATTTTCGGTAATAGGGTTTATTGGTAGTTTATAGGTGACTGAACTTTGGAAGTTTTTGATAGAATTGACATGCATGATTCTTTCAATACCACCACTGACCAAGAAATCAAGGTTTTTCGAGTGATACGATGCCATTGTCCTGACATCATTGCCATGCAACAACCTGCTAGAAGTATTTATCCATTTGTTATTATGTTTGGAGATCTTAGTGTGATTAAAGTTGTAGATTTTTCTGTCAACACCTGCACTGAAAAACTTTTCGCCAGTTGCGTCCTTGGCCAAACATAAAACATCGGCCTCGTGAACCTGAAAAGATTGTTGTAAGACTAAATGCTTCAAATCCCAGATTTTAATCGAACCGGTGGAATCTCCAGAAACAAACTGGTTTGATTTAGGTAAATGAAGCAAACACCAAATTAAACTTGGCTCACTTTTGGATTTATCTGTTCTCAACGTTTGCACTAATCTTCCCtttattccattttcaGTATTCTCACCATCTCCTCCAATTTCAGTATTCATGTAAGACCAAACTCTAATTCTACCATCTGCACACCCACCAAGtatcattttgttttccacCCAACAAAGGGATAAGACTCTGTATTTTTGTCTCTGTAAAATGGTCTCATGCTCAATGACACCCGGACCACCATTGACATCAACTACTACCACAGATCCATCTTCACAACCTAATGCAATTTTATCATGGCTTTTATTGATCGCAATAGACCAAATGACACCGGCATTACAGTcaaaattcttcaaaggcACACCCGTATCCAAGTCCCACTCAGTTAAAATAGTAGAGCCACCGATGGAGAACAATCTTGGAGGTAAAGATGGATCATTATGGGTAGACCAAACTAAGCCTTCGATTGACGTGCCTTTAGAGCCTGGAATCACGTTTTCCAAAACCCATCTATATTTTGAGTTGTTTGGATTCCAGATTTCAATTGACCCATCAGCTCTACCTATTGCTAATCTAAAATTATTTGGTGTGACTTGCTCTAAATTTGATTCATGTGTAAAGGCACAGCATGTTATAGATTCGGGGGTGTAGTCGAGAAACGAACAACGATGAATATCCATAATATCTATTTCTCTAGAATCGACGGTTGTATTTAAGTCGGACTGCTGCAACCTTCAGAGGAAAAGAGTAGGAATTTTATTAAAGTACCTGCAAACtgatgaaataaatgaaaaattttgatgtttAAGGTGcatgcaaaaaaaaaaaatccttTCACTACTTTTCAGTGAATTAATTAGACAGAATTaaaaatctaaaaaatGTTCAATTTAGGGGTCAACTGGGAATTGAACCCAGGGCCTCTCGCACCCAAAGCGAGAATCATACCACTAGACCATTAACCCGCAAATGAACACTCCCTCCTTCCGGGATCGAACCAGAGACCTCAAGATGTCTTGTAAACCATTACAGTCTCGCGCTCTTCCAACTGAGCTAAAGAGGGAATTGTTATTTGCTAGAGGACTTGGTGAAGTGTGTCAACACTATTTCTTAATTTGGAATGTTTTGACAgttgaatctttttaaGAATATTCGTGGATTTTATCGATAGCATTGATATTGTATATAACAATGATAATTATTATACACGGTTTAGTAAGTACGCAATGGGCGTATAAGCGCACGCATAGACAATGCGCATGGTGGAAGTTAGTTGTAGTGGAATTAGTaaaaaatttcttttttcctccttctgCTCCTTTCACTCCCGATTTGGAGCTATATCAGctatatcaattctatGTAACAGGATATTGTATGTCTTATATACGTCACGCCCGCAACCAGGAATTACCTTTGTTAACTTCCCTATTCTAAATTCGAAACCTTAACTTCAGTATGTTATCGTATATCCACTGTaaacttccttttttggaaTACATCCTGCAAAATCCCTTTCATGTCTGATCAAATTTTAGAGTTGATTTATTGCCATTATTTCAATGAAAGATTACTATCGTTCGATTTAAGAACTGCTATCACGAAAAGCCACAACCTCGTTAAAGAGCGTTAGTCTAGCAAGTGATTTActaaaaatattttgttgCTTCCAAACTTTAgttttttgaagttgaaaaaaattacttGCTCAACTCAATACATAGTGTACAATAtagttttctcaaataaatttattttgaatttaagatatatacatatatacatatGAGCTCCTACTCTTTGGCGCTATGCTAACTACAAGACTTTCTAAGACCAATTAGCTTACCAATGGACATTCATGAAAGGAAACGAATTAACTAAAATTCCATCTTCGCTACCGGTCATTAATGGTCTGTTGAAATATGCGGACAGAACGTATATGTAACCTCATTGTAGCTATAGTAATGAAAAAGGTACTTCACGAGGTTACTATACATTACGAAGATCCAGTTACGTTTTGGGTTACTCTTCTTCTTGGGGCGTCTAATTTCTAAAAGAATGCCTGGTTTTTTAGATTTACCTGTTGAAAAAACGGCAAACGTCTTTAATGGCTTGTGTTTGGTACCTAGGTACTCCTTTACGCTTCCATTTATTCTTTAATGGTTGTGGAATCTGCGGTGTCCCCCATATATAcgtttctgttttcaacaaaagcACCGCTAAAACCCCAATAATTTTATTGTGGGTAATACTGCCAGAAAAAATACAGCTTATCCTCAAAGATCACCGTGACAAGTTAGTATGTAgtgaaaaaacaattaaTAATGGGATCTTCCACGCACGTATGTACCCATAGCTTACATGATTTCTAAAGTCATCTGTTGTATCGAAACTGCAGCTGTATACTTGTATTTTTGTCAAAAAGAACTTGGCCGCATTTCCGTTGAAAATCCTTTAAGAGtgaaacattttttttggtagCAGTAGATACACAAGATccaaaaactgaaaaagaTATTGGGAGTTTTCATGTACCCTTGCTCGGGGTTCGACATTCTTCCGGATCAATGTCAAATTTGTCGTATTCTATCTAGTCTTAGTTATCCTTGAATCCCATGCTACTCGCACTTGGAATTTGGTGCTACCGCGAATTTTCGTATTCTTCCAAGAAATCAACTATGAGATTCACCATTTATAGTTGAGTAATGTTGCAAAAAGatttgttttgattgtGACAACGATTTGACAATGGAAGCACTGGACAATACACACAGAGAATTGCTGACGAGGTTCAGACATTTTATAAACAATGGGAAGCTGAAGTTGCCAGAGAGATTGAGGCATGAGGAGATAGCTAAGGACGATGTGTATGAACGAGCACGAAAACTCTATGAAGTGAGGCCACAACAAagggaagaagatgaagcCATTCTTAAATTGATAGGTTACAGCAATTGCATGTATTCTAAGTATATTTCATTAATGTCTGAAGTAACATACAGAGAGCTTCCAGGGTGCTGCAAGTTTTCTGCTGAAGTTATCATTCAATACTCTGACCAAATAGTTCTGCATGGTTACGATATCAACTCTTCAATGTACAGTGATTATTTTCGAACTCATGGGCTTGTCATTGGAACACACAAATTCAATGCCATGTATTCTGTGGAAAGATTTGATTATAACCTATACGCTGAATACCTCAGAAGTACTTATTATTGGGGTGAAAACCCACCAGTTTGCTATgccaacaaaaaaaatccatACTGTTTTTATCTTTTAGATGAGCCAGAAACTATTGTGGAAATAGATTGGTTTCTATATCCAGTCCAACAATTATGGCAAAAGTTCAAGGAGGTCCTCGTCCTTTACTCTAACCTCATGTTTAGGCGTGCAGATTATGTAGCCCGGCAGATTGAAACAGGAATTAGCTATTGTTTATCATTTGGTCAATTTGCTCAGGTGCTTCCCTTTCTTCCTCATATGAAATTCTCTAAGGAACTTGGCTCTTCCAATTTCAGGCCTAAAAGACCCaaaaaatggaacaatCTTATCCATAATGCCATTATGGTATGCCATACAAATTACTCGGAAGAACAAATGAGGAGAAGCCGGAGAAAAACAGAAAGTAAAGGCCTCCGTAACCGTACCCTGCTAAATACCGATTGTCCAGTGAAATACGATGTGACCATTGACCTTCTGCATGGCGTAGTCTTTATAAAGAAGCTCGAGGAACACTCCAGTGAATGCCATTCgattcaacaacaaaaaggaTATTTGATTACCAGAAGACTGAAAACCGAAAAAAACATCCGTGATAGGTTTGACAGGGATCTTTTGGACTACTACGGGATAGATAAGATAATTATGAAGAACCATGATAGGTTCTTCAAAGGTGTAGAGCATGTGTCCAAAAGACAGAGAACCAGCTAACATCCTCTCGTAACAGCAGTTATATGCATCAAAGTGATTTATATACAGCATAAGGC
Encoded proteins:
- a CDS encoding uncharacterized protein (PKUD0D02980; similar to Saccharomyces cerevisiae YPR084W; ancestral locus Anc_3.390) is translated as MHTKRDLGKPLRFALLGPHGSSKSSLVSILSNNMTLENYYPTLYNSPILVEFQPPNKRAGVLLDPVSTLNDLSKVGVTNDKKSSIMLPEYMLRKLERKQIDKLKRKDIMAQPNGHPGPTTVSPKEREPIVVELIDTPGVEADDLIPFLEKSLDCRLSKDVLNNLANGYNTNYRSRVKPLIIGSGISDMNGYMDGYILTYSCVPQDPLPPAYEASQSTPTRKTATQLDIVRAVHDSIEDAWKEWTVYNEGWKTGGETEVKHSFSSRFKREADATVPGVVAMMSSSGMPPIVLVCTHIDSPLASPRLIEEGRELARKWNAAFVECSCSPIKREWENVYETIAVAIRLAEEKYPRASK
- a CDS encoding uncharacterized protein (PKUD0D02985; Pfam Domains: Pmp24(3.2e-12)); its protein translation is MDNELLEAILRAVQNALIYGYRIRFLHSLAYNVATLPRPHELLKGVWKSMRLGVDHGKILAVFAIVFRVVKTVLKRRVDKPVADFIAGFLGGCLVYGGLVNRRRRMLNDAILEQITMYTLSRLVLALGRDVVNAAVPDRYRKKARDMSWTLGCGLVWGGIMLYYRRDGGKDEYLPRAMRVSLDFIYGSVPHAWREAFQYGREDKKRTS
- a CDS encoding uncharacterized protein (PKUD0D02990; Pfam Domains: Abhydrolase_1(5e-16)) — translated: MLWDTYTDCPVVVESRLFSVPLVHDTPNDETITVGAKLVSRQYTPHSKDKYILYLQGGPGYSCPFPSKTSPVFLEPMLRRGYTVVLLDQRGTGLSEPVDVGSLVDGKTPEEQLEYILNFRADSIVRDAEMIRKILLGETQWLLLGQSYGSFCSLCYLSMFPKSIKCVFLTGGVPPLLSTRAEVVNSQVENMRKRCQAYFSKYKEDRERLDGIHRYLDNNKVYLPNGSQLTVARFKGVGSCFGVTGGALYIHSLITTMALEIQALNSLTYNTKNSIMQCFGSETNILYFLFQQVIYMNGPGHLERFSQEMFDELPFTIEMFHSEMLTDPVFQPLAPLVDELYRFSNWKQIWDLESLKSIRWDDIPVVAASFVGDIYVDFNLGQRLHSLFEFKDLITNIHCHDGVKADPNIVEQLFHLLENGNYM
- a CDS encoding uncharacterized protein (PKUD0D03000; similar to Saccharomyces cerevisiae YMR088C (VBA1); ancestral locus Anc_2.473) — encoded protein: MLITETTPLVGVQKPYTLSEPRDVENANIVPNKGPFHDVVKPANLYMIIASLWLGTFLSAADTTIVSTTANTIASSMNGSEKLSWIATSYLLTNTIFQPLVGRISDVFGRRTVLIFAQFWFALGCLCCSLSQSVTQFAVARALAGIGGGGMSALSSIIATDIIPLGERGMFQGYANLLYGLGQFTGPILGSAFVAYDEESGWRWMFAIQVPFVVLAGILVFANVHEYRQDQMKDVDMKNRFALENLKKIDLPGSFLLSCTIVSLLMIFNAQSLEQVLLYLAFLFISATAFALVEKYIMTVRIIPPSAFQGVLRISAFIVFFAGGSIAGIGYITPLYLQIVHDFSQFQLGIFNSISIFAAPLGSLSAGWYLKQDPNVSTATIIERSIKLSMLSCLALFTGFSLILFQTVTLKPTISRSNLTFGTYAELSVILLGSCISAVGYGAFLVAILILVVGIVGVKTQATVTGMNYMFRSMGQSSGVGISLGLYNLNVVRSLAKYFQKDVENGHSILNKLTSSTAYLRKGMPSQYLSDVLLIYKQAIYYSVAVVFGAGSIAFLFSLMLHSFHSNQGK
- a CDS encoding uncharacterized protein (PKUD0D03005), translating into MPESLLQKVTVYTCTCTYTHTLLSWTYSSTTNPGMSECSVYELPPLRGFVLSIGLGVLIFGTYVPQHIRILKRRTSEGLSPSYILLGSAASVASLINIFIFTMPARRCCPILTRYECMSSLSGFCQILIQTSGSLIIFLLCIFATRESLIESRADLLQIRRNFKILIGYVLANVVTYEYIMLSSLSDDNLNRMFQLANLNGVASMLMALMQYIPQLFTTYSLKHPGSLSIPMLCLQAPGGMLWSYSLWVKTNSQWSSWLPYLVSAVMQTFLLCMCLYFKHVYPTELLETIEEQLIAEENLHAGYNTLSKNI
- a CDS encoding uncharacterized protein (PKUD0D03010; Pfam Domains: DUF1680(4.5e-06)), translating into MSFDNNLEGFNTCQTMWYTFWNPDTESFTCQTPCHESRGNYFSCYSQGVALHAIADSVSVYKDLTLPIVEPAVKATLKFRNPKYGAYSVSSHGKENSGDDDINYDDNAHLLRAFIELYEATGNKKYLQMSKEIQRFMLGGIKEHETWKVKGCMWHVSRKYMATISNSVGATGAMKMIKYAESKEEEQQLYQFAKTCLNFIFELMLDKSDDVIMDGVGIDSTTIDKSKYSYNQGSTLSALCLMYTYDKNPYWKEMADRVVDGCINPHKTLFDRDYKDMNKRFLHGVSYFNQLLIEGVVDYALTFQKEAKPEVLEQCKFQIARHLSYFRKYCYDPKDKLYFMNFDIYKIDHDTYKMYKEIFGGDKPYNPDPRERAKNMDDTPVDQRPAVKTLIGAAAAAHIFFQGGRLLPKMDPVEV